In Hymenobacter sublimis, a single genomic region encodes these proteins:
- a CDS encoding SDR family oxidoreductase codes for MNLEGNTVLITGGASGIGLALAERFQRAGSTVLAVGRREDKLQEARQQLPGLLTRVCDVAEAGERVALVEWISRELPQLNVLVNNAGIQRRFQLTEDEDWETRRQELVINVEAPIHLTTLLLPHLRQKPRPAIINVTSGLAFAPMAQAPIYSATKAALHSFTLSLRHQLAATPIQVLEIVPPAVNTDLGGAGLHTWGVPVNDFADSVMQRLAAGEQEVGYGSSEEIRRASREQIDARFQLLNNR; via the coding sequence ATGAACTTGGAAGGAAACACGGTATTAATTACGGGCGGCGCGTCTGGCATTGGGCTGGCGCTGGCCGAGCGGTTTCAGCGGGCCGGCAGCACGGTGCTGGCCGTGGGGCGCCGCGAAGACAAGCTGCAGGAGGCCCGGCAGCAGCTGCCCGGGCTGCTCACCCGGGTCTGCGATGTGGCCGAGGCCGGGGAGCGGGTAGCACTGGTGGAGTGGATTAGCCGCGAACTGCCGCAGCTGAACGTGCTGGTGAACAATGCCGGTATTCAGCGCCGCTTCCAGCTGACAGAGGACGAGGACTGGGAAACCCGGCGGCAGGAGTTGGTGATTAATGTAGAAGCCCCCATTCACCTTACCACCCTGCTGCTTCCGCACCTGCGCCAGAAGCCCCGCCCGGCTATTATCAACGTTACCTCAGGGCTGGCTTTTGCGCCCATGGCCCAGGCTCCCATTTATAGCGCCACCAAGGCGGCCTTGCACTCCTTTACCCTTTCGTTGCGGCACCAGTTGGCGGCTACCCCCATTCAGGTGTTAGAAATTGTGCCGCCTGCCGTAAATACTGACCTGGGCGGGGCCGGCCTGCACACGTGGGGTGTTCCCGTCAACGACTTTGCCGACTCCGTGATGCAGCGCCTCGCGGCCGGCGAGCAAGAGGTAGGCTACGGCAGTTCTGAGGAAATCCGGCGCGCTTCCCGCGAGCAGATAGACGCGCGGTTTCAACTACTAAATAACCGGTAG
- a CDS encoding GNAT family N-acetyltransferase, translated as MIRLEYFTPSDFDQLIAWIDSPHLLMNWSGPMFNFPLNPEKLEWYVQDANDLSFPDVFIFKAIDTTTETVVGHISLGGISQKNSSARISRVFIDPQARGRGFARHMLTEVLRFGFEQLHLHRIDLGVYDFNEAAIRAYTRAGMQREGCSRDILKYDGEYWSLVEMSMLDHEWAALHPTLPTTTAADALA; from the coding sequence ATGATCCGCCTGGAATATTTCACCCCTTCTGATTTCGACCAACTTATTGCCTGGATTGACTCGCCCCACCTCCTCATGAACTGGTCGGGTCCCATGTTTAACTTCCCCCTCAACCCTGAAAAGCTGGAGTGGTACGTGCAAGATGCCAATGACCTGAGCTTCCCGGACGTATTCATTTTCAAGGCCATTGACACCACTACCGAAACCGTAGTTGGTCATATTTCCCTGGGCGGCATCAGCCAAAAAAACAGCTCGGCTCGCATCAGCCGGGTGTTTATTGATCCGCAGGCCCGGGGCCGGGGCTTTGCGCGCCACATGCTCACGGAGGTGCTTCGCTTTGGCTTTGAACAGCTGCATCTGCACCGCATCGACCTGGGCGTGTACGACTTTAACGAGGCGGCCATCCGGGCTTACACCCGGGCCGGCATGCAGCGCGAGGGCTGCTCCCGCGACATCCTCAAGTACGACGGCGAATACTGGAGCTTGGTGGAAATGAGCATGCTCGACCACGAATGGGCCGCTTTACACCCGACCCTTCCCACTACCACGGCCGCTGATGCCCTAGCGTAA
- a CDS encoding mechanosensitive ion channel family protein gives MADFFPDLERLRLLVYTVGVVLGSLLLGWLLKRLAFWLLGAYHRREPSLLAQSVLLHLSQPSAWFIPILVLSFLLPLTYLDGRALEVARRLVETALLATFAWGLVKTVDVVEDLVQHHYRLTDDDNLRVRKLFTQLQFVKKLAITLIIFVATALILMNFATVRKIGTGLLTSAGIASVIIGFAAQRSISNLLAGFQIAFTQPIRLDDVLVVEGEWGRVEEITFTYVVLRIWDERRLVLPLNYFIEKPFQNWTRTTAQLLGTVFLYTDYTIPVEAVRAELQRVVQSNPLWDQRVCVLQVTDSKERTLELRCLVSASNSSRAFDLRCAVREQLVGFIQQHYPASLPKTRTLVEAQDQPFMPAPSED, from the coding sequence ATGGCTGATTTCTTTCCTGATTTGGAGCGGCTACGGCTGCTGGTGTACACGGTGGGCGTGGTGCTAGGCAGCTTGCTGCTGGGGTGGCTACTGAAACGGCTGGCTTTCTGGCTGTTGGGAGCCTATCACCGCCGCGAGCCGTCCCTCCTAGCCCAATCGGTGCTGCTGCACCTGAGTCAGCCCAGCGCCTGGTTTATCCCTATTCTGGTACTTTCTTTCCTGCTTCCGCTAACCTACCTCGATGGCCGGGCCCTGGAAGTAGCCCGCCGACTGGTGGAAACGGCCTTGCTCGCTACCTTCGCCTGGGGCCTGGTCAAAACCGTGGATGTGGTTGAGGACCTGGTGCAGCACCACTACCGCCTCACCGACGATGATAATTTGCGGGTGCGCAAGCTGTTCACCCAGCTGCAGTTCGTCAAGAAACTGGCCATTACGCTCATCATTTTTGTAGCTACCGCCCTGATTCTGATGAACTTTGCGACGGTGCGCAAGATTGGCACCGGGCTGCTGACTTCGGCCGGTATTGCCAGCGTCATCATCGGTTTTGCGGCTCAGCGCTCCATCAGCAACCTGCTGGCCGGTTTCCAAATTGCCTTCACCCAGCCCATCCGGCTCGATGACGTGCTGGTGGTGGAGGGCGAATGGGGCCGGGTAGAGGAAATTACGTTTACCTACGTGGTATTGCGCATCTGGGACGAGCGGCGGCTGGTGCTGCCGCTCAACTATTTCATTGAGAAGCCCTTCCAGAACTGGACGCGCACTACGGCTCAGCTGCTGGGCACCGTGTTTCTGTACACCGACTATACCATTCCCGTGGAGGCTGTGCGGGCGGAACTGCAGCGCGTGGTGCAAAGCAACCCGCTCTGGGACCAGCGCGTGTGCGTGCTGCAAGTTACGGACTCGAAGGAACGCACCCTGGAGCTGCGGTGCCTGGTAAGCGCCTCCAACTCCAGCCGGGCCTTTGATTTGCGCTGCGCCGTACGCGAACAGCTTGTAGGGTTTATTCAGCAGCACTACCCCGCAAGTCTGCCCAAAACCCGGACGCTAGTGGAGGCCCAGGACCAACCGTTTATGCCCGCTCCAAGCGAAGATTAA
- the pncA gene encoding bifunctional nicotinamidase/pyrazinamidase: MQALLLIDIQNDFLPGGSLAVAGGHEILSVVNQLQNQYELVVATQDWHPADHQSFASQHPGRHPFEHIDLHGLPQTLWPDHCVQGTAGAEFSPGLNQHRIEAIFRKGTNPEIDSYSGFFDNGHRKSTGLADYLRGRGVREVHVCGLAADYCVNFSALDALQEGFAVTFLEAATRAISPEGYAQARQELVRRGARMS; the protein is encoded by the coding sequence ATGCAAGCCCTGCTGCTAATTGATATCCAAAACGATTTTCTGCCCGGTGGCTCCCTGGCCGTGGCAGGTGGCCACGAAATTCTGTCAGTAGTAAATCAACTGCAGAACCAGTACGAGCTGGTGGTAGCCACCCAGGATTGGCACCCCGCTGACCATCAAAGCTTTGCCAGCCAGCATCCCGGCCGCCACCCCTTCGAGCACATTGACCTGCACGGGCTACCCCAAACCCTCTGGCCCGACCATTGCGTGCAGGGCACGGCTGGTGCCGAGTTCAGCCCAGGTCTGAACCAGCACCGCATTGAGGCCATCTTCCGCAAGGGCACGAACCCGGAAATTGACTCCTACAGCGGCTTTTTCGACAACGGCCACCGCAAGAGCACCGGCCTGGCCGACTACCTGCGCGGCCGCGGCGTACGGGAAGTGCACGTGTGTGGACTCGCCGCTGATTACTGCGTTAACTTTTCGGCCCTCGACGCCTTGCAGGAGGGTTTTGCCGTGACGTTTCTGGAAGCAGCTACCCGCGCTATTTCCCCCGAAGGATACGCCCAGGCCCGGCAGGAGCTGGTGCGGCGCGGGGCCCGCATGAGCTAG
- a CDS encoding BLUF domain-containing protein, whose amino-acid sequence MSLLHHLIYQSNVVARLSASELGRLLEQCRSHNQQADITGVLLHDGNRFLGVLEGTPAAIAAVFNRIEADCRHTGVQVLADGPISHRQFACWTMGLVDDVSQPGGGVGDETIPCMHTVTDAALWLLLREFQVGAGRPLLLLPS is encoded by the coding sequence ATGAGTTTACTTCATCATCTTATTTATCAAAGTAACGTTGTGGCCCGACTTTCGGCGTCGGAGTTAGGCAGATTACTGGAACAATGCCGCTCTCATAACCAGCAGGCCGATATTACGGGCGTGTTGTTGCACGATGGCAACCGGTTTTTGGGGGTACTGGAAGGGACGCCGGCGGCCATAGCAGCCGTCTTCAACCGCATTGAGGCGGATTGCCGCCACACCGGCGTGCAGGTGCTGGCCGATGGCCCCATCTCGCACCGGCAGTTTGCCTGCTGGACCATGGGCCTGGTGGACGACGTAAGCCAGCCCGGCGGCGGGGTAGGCGACGAGACCATTCCGTGCATGCACACCGTCACCGATGCGGCCTTGTGGCTGCTGCTGCGGGAGTTTCAGGTGGGGGCGGGGCGTCCGCTTCTTTTACTGCCTAGCTGA
- a CDS encoding 2'-5' RNA ligase family protein codes for MLAPTTAPLILTLTLDAAAQVHFNELRQLHFPPERNYLHAHVTLFHHLPGPEAPAIAAYLAQVAARSPVLPLQVTGLRFLGRGVAYELQNPDLQHLHKQLQTTWAAWLTPQDQQRLKPHVTVQNKVDPAVARALHQELAAQFVPFEATGIGLTLWAYQNGPWQQLAQFAFTE; via the coding sequence ATGCTTGCTCCTACCACCGCGCCCCTCATCCTGACGCTCACGCTTGATGCTGCTGCGCAAGTCCACTTCAATGAGTTGCGCCAGCTGCACTTCCCGCCCGAGCGCAACTACCTGCACGCCCACGTCACCCTGTTTCACCACCTGCCGGGCCCTGAGGCCCCCGCCATTGCTGCTTACTTGGCGCAGGTAGCGGCCCGCTCTCCCGTGCTGCCCCTGCAGGTTACGGGCCTGCGGTTTCTGGGGCGCGGGGTAGCGTATGAGTTGCAGAACCCCGACTTGCAGCACCTGCACAAGCAGCTGCAAACTACCTGGGCCGCCTGGCTGACACCCCAGGACCAGCAACGCCTCAAGCCCCACGTAACGGTACAAAACAAGGTAGACCCCGCCGTAGCCCGCGCCCTGCACCAAGAACTAGCGGCGCAGTTCGTCCCGTTCGAAGCCACGGGCATCGGCCTCACGTTGTGGGCCTACCAGAACGGCCCCTGGCAGCAGTTGGCGCAGTTTGCTTTTACAGAGTAA
- a CDS encoding class I SAM-dependent methyltransferase, which produces MPDHPTYLELNRRLWNAKTEYHLRSEFYDVAGFRQGQSSLKEIELALLGDVRGQRVLHLQCHFGQDTLSLARLGAHVTGVDLSDEGIKAARHLAADLQLPAEFVCCDVYSLPAHLPSEPGFDLVYTTYGVLGWLPDLDRWAAVVSRYLRPGGRLLLVEMHPVVWMFDSQFTRVEYSYFNRETIEETTVGTYAEPGAPLANPSVSWNHDLGEVLGSLRRQGVELADFQEYDFSPYNCFAGMQETTPGRFQLAALPGKLPLIYSLVMHRPA; this is translated from the coding sequence ATGCCTGACCACCCTACCTATCTGGAGCTTAACCGCAGGCTCTGGAACGCTAAAACGGAGTACCACCTGCGCTCCGAGTTCTACGATGTAGCCGGCTTTCGGCAGGGCCAATCCTCGCTCAAGGAAATTGAGCTGGCCCTGCTAGGCGACGTACGCGGGCAGCGCGTGCTGCACCTGCAATGTCATTTCGGCCAAGATACCCTTTCCCTGGCCCGGCTGGGGGCCCACGTAACGGGCGTCGACCTTTCGGACGAGGGAATAAAGGCCGCCCGCCACTTGGCCGCCGACTTGCAGCTGCCCGCCGAGTTCGTGTGCTGCGACGTGTACAGCCTGCCGGCGCATTTGCCTTCCGAGCCCGGCTTCGACCTGGTGTACACTACCTACGGCGTACTAGGCTGGCTCCCCGATTTGGACCGCTGGGCGGCGGTAGTAAGCCGCTACCTCCGGCCCGGGGGGCGGTTGCTGCTAGTGGAAATGCACCCGGTGGTCTGGATGTTCGACAGCCAGTTTACGCGAGTCGAGTACAGCTACTTCAATCGGGAAACCATCGAAGAAACGACCGTTGGCACCTACGCCGAGCCCGGGGCACCGCTCGCCAATCCATCCGTATCCTGGAACCACGACCTGGGCGAAGTGCTGGGCAGCCTGCGCCGGCAGGGCGTGGAGCTGGCCGACTTTCAGGAGTACGACTTTTCGCCTTATAACTGCTTTGCCGGCATGCAGGAAACCACACCCGGCCGCTTCCAACTTGCGGCCCTGCCCGGCAAGCTGCCGCTTATTTACTCCCTCGTTATGCATCGGCCCGCGTAA
- a CDS encoding T9SS type A sorting domain-containing protein yields MKKTLLSLFVLLGGHAGWAQLPTNSYAVTAPCPASAGNPSVLQQVNTDGSLTPIGTVLDGTTPLILNALGFDDANPTSLYAMSVQQPVTMANFDTPPTLYQVALGTAQATSLGTVTPPPTPTTGLSAVSFPEFEARTIRQTFNFIGDGGASSEYYVGGATARVIANLFTGALRIADLRLYVGTVQLAPFSTATPVWHTLDTSDPATAAVVATYQGQVQAYLTSGGSGPVPEGGIQDWVYDVRTGNLVSYLGLEDKFLTIRNPATAPAGTTTIPTAPIPTQQNIGSMFTDRDGNVYAVDADGGTIYKIDRLTGNYSGSSYGSAFGCSRGDAVSLPGALPLPVTLVSFSAARTGSGVQLRWQTSSEHLAAYFAVERSATTTDWQPVARVKASNRPSGQRYTATDPHPLAGRAYYRLAMHDVDGSVAYSSVQVVSTEALAVTAYPNPAREELRVQLPAPELPGTLDLLNARGQVVRHVQSGASSNPVQLLTQGLAPGLYLLRVQQAGVTSTTRVVLAGAGN; encoded by the coding sequence ATGAAGAAAACCCTACTCTCCTTGTTCGTACTGCTGGGTGGCCATGCGGGCTGGGCGCAGCTACCCACCAATAGCTACGCAGTTACGGCTCCCTGCCCAGCCAGCGCGGGTAACCCCTCGGTGTTGCAGCAGGTAAATACCGATGGCTCCCTGACTCCCATCGGAACCGTACTAGACGGTACTACTCCCCTGATTTTGAACGCCCTGGGTTTCGATGATGCCAACCCAACGAGCCTCTACGCCATGAGCGTGCAGCAGCCCGTTACAATGGCCAATTTCGACACGCCCCCTACCCTGTACCAGGTGGCTCTTGGTACGGCGCAAGCCACCAGCCTGGGCACCGTGACCCCGCCGCCAACTCCTACCACGGGCCTATCGGCGGTGAGCTTCCCGGAATTTGAGGCGCGCACCATCCGTCAAACCTTCAACTTTATCGGCGACGGCGGGGCCAGCTCCGAGTACTACGTGGGCGGGGCCACGGCCCGGGTAATTGCCAACCTGTTCACGGGTGCCCTCCGAATTGCCGACCTGCGCCTGTACGTCGGGACGGTGCAGCTGGCGCCCTTCAGCACGGCCACGCCGGTCTGGCACACCCTAGACACCTCCGATCCCGCTACGGCCGCCGTGGTAGCCACGTACCAGGGCCAGGTGCAGGCCTACCTGACCAGCGGGGGCAGCGGCCCGGTACCGGAGGGCGGTATTCAGGATTGGGTATATGACGTGCGCACTGGTAACCTGGTTAGCTACCTGGGGCTAGAAGACAAGTTCCTGACCATTCGCAACCCCGCTACAGCTCCGGCTGGCACTACTACCATTCCCACTGCCCCCATTCCAACCCAGCAAAACATCGGCTCCATGTTCACGGACCGCGACGGCAACGTGTACGCCGTGGATGCTGACGGGGGCACTATTTATAAGATTGACCGCCTCACTGGCAACTATTCGGGCAGCTCCTACGGCTCCGCTTTCGGCTGCTCCCGCGGCGACGCCGTGAGCTTGCCCGGCGCCCTACCCTTGCCCGTTACCCTCGTTAGCTTCTCGGCGGCGCGCACGGGAAGCGGGGTGCAGCTGCGCTGGCAGACATCCAGCGAGCATTTGGCTGCTTACTTTGCCGTGGAACGCAGCGCCACGACCACCGACTGGCAGCCCGTAGCGCGGGTGAAGGCCAGCAACCGGCCCAGCGGCCAACGCTACACCGCCACCGACCCTCACCCCCTAGCCGGACGGGCCTACTACCGCCTGGCCATGCACGATGTGGATGGCAGCGTGGCCTACTCTTCGGTGCAGGTGGTAAGCACCGAAGCGCTGGCCGTAACCGCTTACCCCAACCCCGCCCGGGAAGAACTGCGGGTACAACTCCCAGCCCCGGAACTGCCCGGCACCCTGGACTTGCTCAACGCCCGCGGCCAAGTGGTGCGCCACGTACAATCTGGCGCGAGCAGCAACCCGGTGCAATTACTCACCCAAGGGCTGGCGCCCGGGCTGTACCTGCTGCGGGTGCAGCAGGCCGGCGTTACCAGCACCACCCGAGTAGTGTTGGCCGGCGCCGGTAACTAG
- the hutI gene encoding imidazolonepropionase, translated as MSYTLLIRHCHHLLTMAGPDSSRPLAGANLGEWRSISDGYVACRHNRIVALGPMAELDETQVTPETEVLEAQGRVVMPGLVECHTHLVFGGNRAAEFQRKLQGESYLDILAGGGGILSTVRATRAASEAELLAHALHHLAGFRRYGVTTIEAKSGYGLDVATELRLLRVTQQAATLQPARVVATFLGAHVPGPEYHGRPAEYLNMLAADVLPQLDPRQIPFVDIFCEQGAFSVDESRRYLRRARELGFGLKIHAEQLHDLGGCEMAAALGAVSVDHCDYLTPAGAARIAALSGGRTVGVLLPLVPLFLRQEQYAPGRQFIEAGLPVAISTDFNPGSCPSKNLWLALSVACLKMGLTPREALAAVTLNAAWAIGQQEECGSLEPGKRADMLVLNVPTAEEIPYWLGENPVREVIIGGVRQQRE; from the coding sequence ATGTCCTACACCTTGCTCATTCGCCATTGCCACCACCTGCTGACCATGGCCGGACCCGACTCCAGCCGCCCCCTGGCGGGCGCGAACCTGGGCGAGTGGCGCAGCATTTCGGATGGCTACGTGGCCTGCCGCCACAACCGGATTGTAGCCCTGGGGCCGATGGCAGAACTAGATGAAACGCAGGTAACGCCAGAAACGGAAGTGTTGGAGGCCCAGGGCCGGGTTGTGATGCCCGGGCTAGTGGAGTGCCACACTCACCTGGTGTTCGGCGGAAATCGGGCCGCGGAGTTTCAGCGCAAGCTCCAGGGCGAGTCGTACCTGGATATTCTGGCTGGCGGGGGCGGCATTCTGAGCACGGTGCGTGCCACTCGCGCCGCCTCTGAGGCCGAGCTGCTGGCCCATGCCCTCCACCACCTGGCCGGCTTCCGCCGCTACGGCGTCACAACCATAGAGGCCAAAAGCGGCTACGGGTTGGACGTGGCCACCGAACTTCGCCTGCTCCGGGTAACCCAGCAAGCCGCCACGTTGCAACCCGCCCGGGTGGTGGCTACCTTCCTGGGAGCCCACGTGCCCGGCCCCGAGTACCACGGGCGTCCCGCCGAGTACCTGAACATGCTAGCAGCGGATGTGCTACCCCAGCTAGACCCCCGCCAAATTCCCTTCGTGGACATTTTCTGCGAACAGGGCGCTTTTTCCGTGGATGAGTCGCGCCGCTACTTGCGGCGAGCCCGGGAGTTGGGCTTTGGGCTGAAAATTCACGCCGAGCAACTGCATGACCTGGGTGGCTGCGAAATGGCCGCGGCCCTGGGCGCCGTGAGCGTAGACCATTGCGACTACCTGACGCCGGCCGGCGCCGCCCGCATAGCGGCCCTGTCGGGGGGGCGCACGGTGGGCGTGCTACTGCCGCTGGTGCCGCTGTTTCTGCGCCAAGAGCAGTACGCGCCGGGCCGGCAGTTTATTGAGGCCGGGTTGCCAGTTGCCATTAGCACCGATTTTAACCCCGGCTCCTGTCCCAGCAAAAACCTGTGGCTGGCCTTGTCGGTAGCCTGCCTAAAAATGGGCCTGACGCCTCGGGAGGCCCTGGCCGCGGTTACGCTCAATGCCGCCTGGGCCATCGGGCAGCAAGAAGAGTGCGGCAGCCTGGAGCCCGGCAAGCGCGCCGACATGCTGGTGCTGAACGTACCCACGGCCGAGGAAATACCTTACTGGCTAGGCGAAAACCCCGTGCGTGAGGTCATCATTGGTGGCGTGCGGCAGCAGCGTGAATAA
- a CDS encoding RNA polymerase sigma factor: MPDPIDILLEGCRRGNPAAQRALYERLSYQLMGVCLRYCPSRAEAEDALQLTFVKVFTRLDQFRGQGPFEAWARRIAVTTSLNLWHQHQQRGPHTEYEEAADLHHPDGTPFDQLSAEDVVRLMSQLPPGYRTVLNLYAIEGYSHAEIGELLGISENTSKSQLSRARRLLEERLLLQAHTPHYND; this comes from the coding sequence ATGCCTGATCCTATTGACATATTATTGGAGGGATGCCGACGAGGAAACCCCGCGGCGCAACGGGCCTTGTACGAGCGGCTGAGCTACCAGTTGATGGGCGTATGCCTGCGCTATTGCCCTTCCCGGGCCGAAGCCGAGGATGCCCTCCAGCTCACGTTCGTCAAGGTTTTCACCCGCCTCGACCAGTTTCGGGGGCAGGGGCCTTTTGAAGCCTGGGCCCGGCGCATTGCCGTTACTACCTCCCTCAACCTCTGGCACCAGCACCAGCAGCGCGGCCCGCACACGGAGTATGAGGAAGCCGCCGACCTGCACCACCCGGATGGCACGCCCTTCGATCAACTCTCGGCGGAGGATGTGGTGCGGCTGATGAGTCAGCTGCCCCCGGGCTACCGCACTGTGCTGAACCTGTACGCCATTGAGGGCTACTCGCACGCCGAGATTGGGGAACTACTAGGCATTTCGGAAAACACCAGCAAATCCCAGCTTTCCCGGGCCCGCCGTCTGCTGGAAGAACGCCTGCTCCTGCAGGCTCATACGCCTCACTACAATGACTGA
- a CDS encoding PhzF family phenazine biosynthesis protein, protein MLQPLYQVDAFTDRPFAGNPAAVCPLTAWLPAETMQAIAAENNLAETAFFVPKAGNEYEIRWFTPAVEVELCGHATLASAHVLYRHLNFQGPEIVFHSKSGPLRVSQGTEGRLTLDFPARPPQPFSTHPDGLLDGLRATPLSMHAGPDLVCVFNSEAEVRALHPDMGHLAKVEYRAVIATAPGTNGIDFVSRFFGPRVGVPEDPVTGSAHTTLVPYWAERLNKTTFHARQVSARGGDLWCELRGNRVLMSGYAVTYLKGEIEIGAA, encoded by the coding sequence ATGCTCCAGCCCCTCTACCAAGTCGATGCCTTTACCGACCGGCCCTTTGCCGGCAATCCGGCCGCCGTATGCCCGCTCACGGCCTGGCTGCCCGCTGAAACCATGCAGGCCATTGCCGCCGAAAACAACCTGGCCGAAACGGCCTTCTTCGTGCCCAAAGCAGGCAATGAGTACGAGATCCGCTGGTTTACGCCCGCCGTGGAAGTAGAGCTGTGCGGGCACGCTACCCTGGCCTCGGCACACGTATTGTACCGTCACCTCAATTTTCAGGGCCCGGAAATTGTGTTTCACTCGAAAAGCGGTCCGTTGCGCGTAAGTCAGGGCACAGAAGGCCGGCTGACTCTTGATTTTCCGGCTCGCCCGCCCCAGCCCTTCAGCACCCACCCCGATGGCCTGCTAGATGGATTGCGGGCTACTCCGCTCAGCATGCACGCCGGCCCCGATTTGGTGTGCGTGTTCAACTCGGAAGCCGAAGTGCGGGCCTTGCACCCTGATATGGGCCACCTAGCCAAAGTGGAGTACCGCGCCGTTATTGCCACCGCCCCCGGCACCAACGGTATTGACTTTGTGTCGCGCTTTTTTGGACCCCGCGTGGGCGTGCCCGAAGACCCGGTAACCGGCTCGGCCCACACTACCCTGGTGCCCTACTGGGCTGAGCGCCTAAACAAAACTACTTTCCACGCCCGCCAGGTATCAGCCCGCGGCGGCGACCTGTGGTGTGAGCTGCGTGGCAACCGGGTGCTGATGAGCGGCTACGCCGTGACCTACCTGAAAGGCGAAATTGAAATAGGCGCCGCGTAA
- the arsM gene encoding arsenosugar biosynthesis arsenite methyltransferase ArsM: MSYLETTADVYRQAAQEPQVGLCCTTNPVWQLPGLRIPQRMLSMNYGCGSTVNPRDLTGSPTVLYVGVGGGMELLQFAYFSRRPGAVIGVDVVPEMLEASRANMLEAEAQNEWFRREFVELRAGDALHLPVPDESVDVAAQNCLFNIFKLDDLRRALQETYRVLKPHGRLVMSDPTCEQPMSEELRADERLRALCLTGSLPLQQYLDLITSVGFGTMEVRAKRAYRVLSPQHYATEELIYIESVEVCAIKDPMPADGPCIFTGRTAIYYGPDELFDDQKGHTLLQNQPLAVCDKTAGALLALGRTDIFVSPSTYFYDGGGCC; the protein is encoded by the coding sequence ATGAGCTACTTAGAAACCACCGCCGATGTGTACCGCCAGGCGGCCCAGGAGCCCCAGGTGGGGCTATGCTGCACCACCAACCCCGTGTGGCAGCTGCCCGGCCTGCGCATTCCGCAGCGCATGCTGTCCATGAACTACGGCTGCGGCAGCACCGTGAACCCGCGCGACCTGACGGGTAGCCCCACGGTGCTGTACGTGGGCGTGGGCGGCGGCATGGAGTTGCTGCAGTTTGCCTACTTCAGTCGGCGCCCGGGCGCGGTGATTGGCGTGGACGTGGTGCCGGAAATGCTGGAGGCTTCCCGCGCCAACATGCTGGAAGCGGAGGCTCAAAACGAGTGGTTTCGCCGCGAGTTTGTGGAGTTGCGGGCCGGCGACGCCCTGCACCTGCCCGTGCCCGACGAGAGCGTGGACGTAGCGGCCCAAAACTGCCTGTTCAATATCTTCAAGCTCGATGATTTGCGCCGCGCCCTGCAGGAAACCTACCGGGTGCTCAAGCCCCACGGTCGCCTCGTCATGTCGGACCCTACCTGCGAGCAGCCCATGAGCGAGGAACTACGCGCCGACGAGCGGCTGCGGGCCCTGTGCCTCACCGGCTCCTTACCCCTGCAGCAATACCTAGACCTGATTACCTCCGTGGGCTTTGGAACGATGGAAGTACGAGCCAAGCGCGCCTACCGGGTGCTCTCGCCCCAGCATTACGCTACCGAGGAGCTGATTTACATTGAAAGCGTGGAAGTGTGCGCCATTAAGGACCCCATGCCCGCTGATGGTCCCTGCATTTTTACCGGCCGCACCGCCATTTACTACGGCCCCGATGAGCTTTTCGACGACCAAAAAGGCCACACGCTACTGCAAAACCAACCCCTAGCCGTGTGCGACAAAACCGCCGGCGCCCTCCTGGCCCTGGGCCGCACTGATATTTTCGTGTCGCCCTCCACCTACTTCTACGACGGCGGCGGGTGCTGCTAG